A section of the Neofelis nebulosa isolate mNeoNeb1 chromosome 12, mNeoNeb1.pri, whole genome shotgun sequence genome encodes:
- the ALG2 gene encoding alpha-1,3/1,6-mannosyltransferase ALG2, which produces MAEERGRDEDPGPNPSVLFLHPDLGVGGAERLVLDAALALQARGCSVKVWTAHYDPGHSFADSRELQVRCAGDWLPRSLGWGGRGAAVCAYVRMIFLALYVLFLGDEEFDVVVCDQVSACIPVLKLARRRKKILFYCHFPDLLLTRRDSLLKRLYRAPIDWIEEYTTGMADCILVNSRFTAAIFKETFKSLSHVDPDILYPSLNVTSFDSAVSEKLDDLIPKGKKFLFLSINRYERKKNLTLALEALIKLRGRLTSQDWDKVHLIMAGGYDERVLENVEHYQELKKMVQQSDLAQYVTFLRSFSDKQKISLLCGCTCVLYTPSNEHFGIVPLEAMYMQCPVIAVNSGGPLESIVHGVTGFLCEPDPVHFSEAMEKFIHEPSLKATMGLAGRARVKEKFSSEAFTEQLYQYVAKLLV; this is translated from the exons ATGGCAGAGGAGCGGGGCCGAGACGAAGACCCTGGTCCCAACCCGTCGGTGCTGTTCCTGCACCCGGACCTGGGCGTGGGCGGCGCCGAGCGGCTGGTACTGGACGCGGCGCTGGCGCTGCAGGCGCGCGGATGTAGCGTGAAGGTCTGGACCGCGCACTACGATCCGGGCCACAGCTTCGCGGATAGTCGCGAGCTGCAGGTGCGCTGCGCGGGCGACTGGCTCCCGCGCAGCCTGGGCTGGGGCGGCCGCGGTGCGGCCGTCTGCGCCTACGTGCGCATGATCTTCCTGGCGCTGTACGTGCTGTTTCTCGGCGACGAGGAGTTCGACGTGGTCGTGTGCGACCAG GTGTCTGCCTGTATCCCAGTGCTCAAGCTGGCCAGACGGCGTAAGAAGATCCTGTTTTATTGTCATTTCCCAGATCTGCTGCTCACCAGGAGAGATTCGTTGCTTAAACGCTTATACAGGGCTCCGATCGACTGGATAGAGGAATATACCACAGGCATGGCAGACTGCATCTTGGTCAACAGCCGGTTTACAGCTGCCATTTTCAAGGAAACATTCAAGTCCCTATCTCACGTAGACCCTGATATCCTCTACCCATCTCTGAATGTCACCAGCTTTGACTCAGCTGTTTCTGAAAAGCTTGATGACCTCATCCCCAAGGGGAAGAAATTCCTGTTCCTCTCCATCAACAGATacgaaaggaagaaaaatctgacTTTGGCGCTGGAAGCCCTCATAAAACTGCGTGGAAGATTGACATCCCAAGATTGGGACAAGGTTCACCTAATCATGGCAGGTGGGTATGACGAAAGAGTCCTGGAGAATGTGGAACACTATCAGGAATTGAAGAAAATGGTCCAGCAGTCCGACCTTGCACAGTATGTGACCTTCCTGCGGTCTTTCTCAGACAAACAGAAAATCTCACTCCTCTGCGGCTGTACCTGCGTGCTTTACACACCAAGCAATGAACACTTTGGCATCGTCCCTTTGGAGGCCATGTACATGCAGTGCCCAGTCATTGCTGTTAATTCAGGTGGGCCCTTGGAGTCCATCGTCCACGGTGTCACAGGGTTTCTGTGTGAGCCTGACCCTGTGCACTTCTCAGAAGCAATGGAAAAGTTCATCCATGAACCTTCCTTAAAAGCCACAATGGGACTGGCCGGGAGAGCCAGGGTGAAGGAAAAGTTTTCCTCTGAAGCTTTTACGGAACAGCTCTACCAGTATGTCGCCAAACTGCTGGTataa